A stretch of DNA from Thiomicrospira sp. XS5:
TGCCTTTCACCGGTTTGATGATTGTGCTCGCGCTGTCGCCCGGGCCGGACAATCTGTTTGTGCTCATGCAATCGGCCGTTCATGGCAAAATGGCCGGGGTTTGGGTCACGCTGGGGCTGTGTACCGGCTTAATCGGCCACACCTTAGCCGTCGCGCTTGGCCTGGCGCTGGTGCTCAAAACCTCGCCCTGGTTATTTACCATCATCCAAGCCATCGGGGCCGCTTATCTGCTTTACCTCGCGTGGCAAAGTTACCGAGCCGCCAATTGCCATATCAGCCAACAATTGCCTCAGCTCAGCGCCGGGCAACTCTATCGCCGCGGCGTCTTAATGAACATTACCAACCCCAAAGTCACCCTATTCTTTCTGGCCTTTCTACCGCAGTTTGTCGCCCCCGAAACCAACCACTTCACTGTGCAAATACTGGTGCTGGGCGGCCTGGCCATTCTCGCCACTTTGTTGGTGTTCGGCAGTATTGCGCTGTTTGCCGGCGCCCTGAAAATCCTCAATCAATCCGATTTGGCACAACGCCGCCTCCACCTGACCACTGCCGGGATACTGGCGCTATTAGGTTTAAAGCTGTTTTTTGATCTGGCGCAATCACTTTATTAAGCGCTTTTTTACGTAATTCCTGTAAAATAAAATCGTCTTTAAGCGATTACCATTCGAGGGGTGCGATATGACACCGATTCAATCCTATGGAGCGGCGGAAACCGTCACCGGTTCCTGCCACTATTTACAACTGAAACAAGGTCCACAAATCCTGGTGGATTGCGGCATGTTTCAAGGCCGTTCCGCCAAACAGGCCAATGACGATTTCGGGTTCAACCCGGCCGACATTGACCTGCTACTACTCACCCACGCTCACCTCGACCACGTCGGGCGCATTCCCAAACTGGTCAATGAAGGTTTCAGCGGCCGCATCGTCTGCCTACGCGCCACCTATGACCTTATGCAAGTCATCTTGGTGGACAGCGCGAAAATCATGCGCGAAGACTATAAAACCGACCTGAAAAAAGCCCAGCGTCGCGGTGAAGAAGACAAAGTCCGCCCGCCACTCTACACCATGGACGATGTCCAAGCCGTATTTGACCTGAGCGTTCAATACGCCGAATACGACCAGCCGGCAAAATTAACACAGGGCGTCTCCGCCACCTTCCGCAATGCCGGCCACATTCTTGGTTCCGCTAGCATTCAAATCGACTTTCAGGAAGACAACCAACCGAAAACGGTGGTGTTTTCCGGCGATCTCGGCAACCAAAAAGATATTGCCATGCCGTCGCCGGCTTACGTCGAACAGGCCGATGCGCTCTACATCGAATCCACTTACGGGGACCGTAATCACCGCCCGTTGGAAGGCAGTATTTCCGAGTTCAAGCAAGCCATCGTCACCACCCTGATGAACCAAGGCAATGTGTTGATTCCATCGTTCGCCATCGAGCGCTCGCAGGAAATCCTGCTGCTGTTGAAGCAGATGTATTACGACAACGAACTGCCGACCTGCAAAGTCTTTCTTGACTCACCGATGGCGATTCGCGCCACCGAAATTTACAACCAATACCACACCGATCTGAACGAAAACGCCGAAGCCCTACACGCCAAAGACGATTCGGTGTTTGACTTCCCCTATTTGGAATATTCGATTAAAGGCAGCGATTCCATGCGCATCAATGACGAAGAAAGCGGTTGTATTATCATCGCCGGCAGTGGCATGTGCACCGGTGGACGTATTTTGCATCACTTCAAACACCGTTTGTGGAACGCCCGCAACGCCGTGCTGTTTGTCGGATACCAAGCCG
This window harbors:
- a CDS encoding MBL fold metallo-hydrolase RNA specificity domain-containing protein; the protein is MTPIQSYGAAETVTGSCHYLQLKQGPQILVDCGMFQGRSAKQANDDFGFNPADIDLLLLTHAHLDHVGRIPKLVNEGFSGRIVCLRATYDLMQVILVDSAKIMREDYKTDLKKAQRRGEEDKVRPPLYTMDDVQAVFDLSVQYAEYDQPAKLTQGVSATFRNAGHILGSASIQIDFQEDNQPKTVVFSGDLGNQKDIAMPSPAYVEQADALYIESTYGDRNHRPLEGSISEFKQAIVTTLMNQGNVLIPSFAIERSQEILLLLKQMYYDNELPTCKVFLDSPMAIRATEIYNQYHTDLNENAEALHAKDDSVFDFPYLEYSIKGSDSMRINDEESGCIIIAGSGMCTGGRILHHFKHRLWNARNAVLFVGYQAVGTLGRLLVDGAEEIRIYREKIKVRAKIHMINGFSAHADQDELLDWMAHFRQLDKIFLIHGERDKQEIFKAAIEEKFHHRKPVHIVEYAEEVWI
- a CDS encoding LysE family translocator yields the protein MPALDTLLPFTGLMIVLALSPGPDNLFVLMQSAVHGKMAGVWVTLGLCTGLIGHTLAVALGLALVLKTSPWLFTIIQAIGAAYLLYLAWQSYRAANCHISQQLPQLSAGQLYRRGVLMNITNPKVTLFFLAFLPQFVAPETNHFTVQILVLGGLAILATLLVFGSIALFAGALKILNQSDLAQRRLHLTTAGILALLGLKLFFDLAQSLY